From a region of the Paralichthys olivaceus isolate ysfri-2021 chromosome 4, ASM2471397v2, whole genome shotgun sequence genome:
- the LOC109639108 gene encoding LIM domain transcription factor LMO4-B → MVNSQASGMPTAPRSCAGCGGKIADRFLLFSMERYWHTRCLKCSCCQAQLGDIGTTCYSKGGMILCRSDYIRLFGHSGACSACGQSIPANEMVMRAQGNAYHLKCFSCATCRNRLMPGDRFHYINGTIFCEHDRPGAALLNSHLPPLQSNSVLTDQKVC, encoded by the exons ATGGTGAACAGCCAGGCGTCAGGCATGCCCACGGCCCCCAGGTCATGTGCAGGATGCGGAGGGAAGATCGCAGACCGCTTCCTGCTCTTCTCGATGGAGCGCTACTGGCACACTCGCTGCCTCAAGTGCTCTTGCTGCCAAGCCCAACTGGGGGACATTGGCACCACCTGCTACAGCAAAGGGGGCATGATTCTTTGTCGAAGCGACTACATCAG actGTTCGGGCACAGCGGGGCGTGCAGCGCCTGCGGCCAGTCGATTCCAGCCAACGAAATGGTAATGAGGGCACAGGGAAATGCTTACCACCTCAAG tgTTTCAGCTGTGCCACCTGTAGAAACAGACTGATGCCTGGCGATCGCTTCCACTACATCAATGGTACAATCTTCTGTGAGCACGACAGACCCGGCGCTGCCTTGCTCAACAGCCACCTGCCTCCACTTCAGAGCAACTCTGTGCTGACAGACCAGAAG gTTTGCTGA